The Colias croceus chromosome 3, ilColCroc2.1 genome includes a region encoding these proteins:
- the LOC123706104 gene encoding plasmanylethanolamine desaturase, giving the protein MTLPLPIPPCSKRDGVSGLSCDHFDYTDLKSSMATTLLAPVKTERDILEHSMYEDDPNANTQLPSEVGTQPRWGPRHRGAQELAELYSPGKRLQEWVCVIVCCTLCAIAGLLMAKYVRPDASLLLAALAGVLTADFASGFVHWAADTWGAVDLPIIGKNFLRPFREHHIDPTSITRHDFIETNGDNFAITIPVLARIVWQLLTYDVVTINEQFHWISYWYLCCIFVAMTNQIHKWSHTYFGLPTWVVWLQEWHIVLPRRHHRIHHVAPHETYFCITTGWLNWPLEKLHFWSNLENVIEALTGCKPRADDMKWAQKRS; this is encoded by the exons ATGACTTTACCGTTGCCTATACCTCCGTGTTCAAAAAGAGATGGTGTTAGCGGTTTAAGTTGTGATCATTTTGATTATACTGATCTGAAAAGTAGTATGGCTACAACATTGCTTGCTCCCGTAAAAACTGAAAGAGATATTCTTGAACACTCCATGTACGAAGACGACCCGAATGCTAATACTCAATTACCAAGTGAAGTGGGTACTCAACCTAGATGGGGACCGCGACATCGTGGTGCTCAAGAGCTTGCAGAGCTATATAGTCCtg gaaaacGTCTGCAAGAATGGGTATGTGTCATCGTATGTTGCACTCTATGTGCAATTGCAGGACTTTTGATGGCTAAATATGTTCGACCGGATGCCTCTTTGCTTCTGGCGGCACTTGCTGGAGTTCTCACAGCTGATTTTGCATCAGGATTTGTACACTGGGCAGCTGATACCTGGGGTGCTGTTGATCTTCCGATAATCGGCAAG AATTTTTTGCGTCCATTCCGCGAACATCACATTGACCCCACCTCAATAACTCGGCATGATTTTATTGAAACAAATGGAGACAATTTTGCTATAACTATTCCTGTTTTAGCGAGAATAGTGTGGCAGTTATTGACGTATGATGTTGTCACAATTAATGAACAATTTCACTGGATATCTTATTGGTATCTGTGTTGCATATTTGTGGCGATGACAAATCAG atCCACAAATGGTCCCACACCTATTTCGGCCTCCCCACTTGGGTGGTTTGGCTTCAAGAGTGGCACATAGTGTTGCCTCGACGCCATCACCGTATACACCACGTGGCGCCGCACGAGACTTACTTTTGTATAACTACAGGTTGGTTAAACTGGCCTCTAGAGAAATTGCACTTCTGGTCCAATCTAGAAAACGTCATTGAAGCTCTCACTGGATGCAAACCAAGGGCAGATGATATGAAGTGGGCACAAAAACGTTCTTAG